ATGGAAGACCGCTTTATCTAAAAAATAGGAGCTTACCTTCCTAACGAGCTCATGGCTGCAGCAGGATAACGCAATCCGTGGGCCGCTCCTTTTGGCGCAGCGGAATTGATCCGATCTAACTCTTCTTTTGTTAAGCGAACATCGCTGCCTTTCGCGTTCTCTTCCAAATAAGAACTTCTTTTAGTTCCTGGAATGGGAACAATATCTTCTCCTTGAGCGAGCACCCAAGCAAGTGCGAGTTGTCCGGGAGTTACTGATTTTTCTCCAGCTATCTCTTTGATCTTGTCTACAAGTTCCAAATTCTTTTGGAAGTTCTCTCCTTGAAAGCGAGGAGACATTCTTCTAAAATCGGAAGCATCCAGATCTTCAAACTTCTTGATCTGTCCGGTCAAGAAGCCACGGCCCAAAGGACTGTAAGCTACAAAGCCTATTCCAAGTTCTCTACAAGTTTGGAGAATTCCATCTTCTGGATCTCTTGTCCAAATAGAATACTCAGTTTGCAAGGCACTAATCGGATGGACCTTATGAGCACGACGAATGGTTTCTTCACCAGCTTCGGAGAGTCCTAAGTATTTAATCTTTCCTTCTTTTACAAGCTGAGCCATTGCTCCGATAGTTTCCTCTATAGGAGTATCGGGATCGACTCTATGCTGATAGTACAGATCGATTTGCTCAATACCTAATCTCTTTAAGCTTCCTTCGCAAGCCGCCTTGATATATTCTGGTTTGCTGTTATACCCTCTCTTCGTAGGATCATTCGGATCTCTTACGATCCCGAACTTAGTTGCGATCACAACCTGATCTCTTTTTCCTTTCAGTGCCTTGCCCACAAGAAGTTCATTCGTATGTGGACCGTACATATCGGAAGTATCGAAGAAATTTATTCCCAGATCCAAAGCTCTGTGAATGGTTTCCAATGATTCGGAATCATCTCTTGGTCCGTAAAAATCGGACATACCCATACAGCCTAAACCTTGGCTGGAAACCAAAGGACCTATTTTTCCTAATTGTCTTTTTTGCATAACGCCTCCAGGATCTATTTTATAAATTATTAATGAGTTCCATTCCTTTTCCTTCTCTAAGAACGGAAATGCCGTCATCGGTACAATCTAGAATGGTAGAAAGCTCCAACTCTAAAATTCCTCCGTCTATGATGCCATCCACTCTGCTGCCGTATTCTTCTTCAATTCTGTCTACATCGATGACAAATTCATCCTTAAAGAAAACGGAAGTTGAGGTAAGAGGATTTGGATGTACCTCCAATAAAGCCAATAGATACTTAGAATCCGGAATTCGGATCCCTATATTCTTTTCTTTTTGATTGGAAAAGGAAACACGAGGAAGATGCTTGTTCGCTTTCACAACGAAAGTGAACGGCCCCGGAGTAATCCTCTTCATCAAACGAAAAGCTTCATTAGAAAGCTGTTCCATATAATTAGAAGCCGTAGAAATATCTCCGCAGAGTAGGGAGAGAGGTTGATTCTTAGAAATATTCTTTAGTTTATAAAGCTTCTCTACCCCAGCATGGGATTGAGAATCTGCGACCAGACCATATACAGTATCGGTCGGAAATATATACACCCCTCCCTCGGACAATCTCTTGGAGATCTGTCCGAGTATCCTCTTCTCCGGATTCTGGGGGTGTAATTCAAGGATCATATACCGGAGGTAACACCTCCATCCACAACTATGGCTTGTCCTGTTACATAAGCTGCTGCATCCGAAGATAAAAAGATTGCGGCTCCGGCTAAGTCTTCCGGTTTTCCCAGTCTTGCTAATGGAATTCTAGCTTTCATTTGCTGTAACACTTCCGGTCTTTCCTTGATCATATCCGTCATGTCGGTGTCTATAAATCCGGGACAGATTGCGTTGACTCGATAACCGGAACCTGCCCATTCTACCGCAAGAGCTCGAGTCATATTGATCACCGCTCCTTTGGTTCCGCAATACACGGAGGCAAATTTCGTTCCGACTAGTCCTAAGACTGAGGCGATATTGATAATGTTCCCACCTTTTTTCTTTTGGATCTTGTAATATGCCTGGCAGGAACGAAAAACTCCCACAAAATTCGTTTGAGCAACATTTTGGATATCATCTTCCTTAA
Above is a window of Leptospira semungkisensis DNA encoding:
- a CDS encoding aldo/keto reductase, producing MQKRQLGKIGPLVSSQGLGCMGMSDFYGPRDDSESLETIHRALDLGINFFDTSDMYGPHTNELLVGKALKGKRDQVVIATKFGIVRDPNDPTKRGYNSKPEYIKAACEGSLKRLGIEQIDLYYQHRVDPDTPIEETIGAMAQLVKEGKIKYLGLSEAGEETIRRAHKVHPISALQTEYSIWTRDPEDGILQTCRELGIGFVAYSPLGRGFLTGQIKKFEDLDASDFRRMSPRFQGENFQKNLELVDKIKEIAGEKSVTPGQLALAWVLAQGEDIVPIPGTKRSSYLEENAKGSDVRLTKEELDRINSAAPKGAAHGLRYPAAAMSSLGR
- a CDS encoding SDR family NAD(P)-dependent oxidoreductase, encoding MKNVFDLSGKTVLVTGATRGIGRQIAQGFLDAGATVYGTGSSAESIKRLEGSGIEAFAADIRLVGAMDPIIESIGKKHGKLDVLVNNAGVAANLPAAFFKEDDIQNVAQTNFVGVFRSCQAYYKIQKKKGGNIINIASVLGLVGTKFASVYCGTKGAVINMTRALAVEWAGSGYRVNAICPGFIDTDMTDMIKERPEVLQQMKARIPLARLGKPEDLAGAAIFLSSDAAAYVTGQAIVVDGGVTSGI
- a CDS encoding L-threonylcarbamoyladenylate synthase, producing the protein MILELHPQNPEKRILGQISKRLSEGGVYIFPTDTVYGLVADSQSHAGVEKLYKLKNISKNQPLSLLCGDISTASNYMEQLSNEAFRLMKRITPGPFTFVVKANKHLPRVSFSNQKEKNIGIRIPDSKYLLALLEVHPNPLTSTSVFFKDEFVIDVDRIEEEYGSRVDGIIDGGILELELSTILDCTDDGISVLREGKGMELINNL